Proteins encoded by one window of Archaeoglobus veneficus SNP6:
- the ppcA gene encoding phosphoenolpyruvate carboxylase → MVNKIKIPRTMSTQHPDNVVTPFFAESSVIKGDDEVKEAYYVFSHLNCHEQMWDYEGKEVDNFVVKKLLSRYSHFFTENILGEDYFLTLRVPNPSWEKAEAKVLLETLESIPRSFDAAKLFYGRDVAPIFEVILPMTTSSVELNRVYYYYRNFVVGKQKRRFFQNDVTIAEWIGEFKPDEINVIPLVEDLPYVLNCHEIVERYLADKLVEWQRVFLAKSDLALNYGMLASTLALKLALAKLEEVEERTSVEIYPIVGFGSPPFRGNLRPGTAKMVVEEWCNVQTFTIQSAFKYDYPGKDVLKGIEAINSRRKKKCEHIDEEKAKQVIKKSSEEYRKTVLLLADIVNRIALYVPGRRERKLHVGLFGYSREVGGKTLPRAIPFCCALYSIGLPPELIGLNSLSSEELDFAFEVCSLEEELNFAMRYFNPRTAEMFDLRVDVVNEIDAERNEEYVKITNEILDLLGKNRVELLEEKIVQAARMRRFLG, encoded by the coding sequence ATGGTTAACAAAATTAAAATCCCTCGCACCATGAGTACACAACATCCGGATAACGTCGTAACACCTTTTTTCGCTGAGAGCTCCGTAATAAAGGGAGACGATGAGGTCAAGGAAGCTTACTACGTTTTCTCTCACCTGAACTGCCACGAACAGATGTGGGATTACGAAGGCAAAGAAGTTGACAACTTCGTGGTCAAAAAGCTGCTGTCGAGGTACTCTCACTTCTTCACAGAGAACATCCTTGGTGAGGATTATTTTTTAACTCTCCGCGTTCCCAATCCAAGTTGGGAGAAAGCTGAGGCTAAGGTACTACTTGAGACTCTTGAGAGCATTCCAAGGAGTTTCGACGCAGCAAAACTCTTCTATGGCAGAGATGTGGCGCCAATATTCGAGGTAATCCTTCCCATGACGACTTCGAGCGTTGAGCTCAACAGAGTGTATTATTACTACAGGAACTTCGTTGTCGGAAAGCAAAAAAGGCGGTTCTTTCAGAACGATGTAACCATCGCTGAGTGGATAGGCGAGTTCAAGCCAGACGAGATAAATGTGATCCCTCTCGTAGAGGATTTACCCTACGTTCTCAACTGCCACGAAATAGTCGAGAGGTATCTGGCAGACAAACTCGTGGAGTGGCAGCGGGTATTTCTTGCGAAGTCAGACCTTGCATTAAATTACGGCATGCTTGCATCGACTCTTGCCCTTAAACTCGCGCTCGCAAAGCTTGAAGAGGTTGAAGAGCGAACCTCAGTAGAGATCTATCCAATCGTGGGCTTCGGCTCCCCTCCATTCAGGGGAAATCTCAGACCTGGGACTGCAAAGATGGTGGTTGAAGAATGGTGCAATGTCCAGACCTTCACGATTCAATCGGCCTTCAAGTATGATTACCCCGGAAAGGACGTTTTGAAAGGGATCGAAGCGATAAACAGCCGGAGAAAGAAGAAGTGTGAACACATCGACGAGGAGAAAGCGAAGCAGGTTATCAAGAAATCGTCAGAAGAGTACAGAAAGACCGTTCTGCTGCTCGCGGACATAGTAAACAGAATAGCTCTCTACGTGCCGGGGAGGAGGGAGAGAAAGCTCCACGTTGGTCTTTTTGGATATTCGAGGGAGGTGGGCGGAAAAACTCTTCCGAGGGCGATTCCGTTCTGCTGCGCTCTCTACTCGATAGGTCTCCCGCCGGAGTTGATAGGGCTGAACTCGCTGAGCAGCGAAGAACTTGATTTCGCCTTTGAGGTGTGCAGCCTGGAGGAAGAACTGAACTTTGCCATGCGGTACTTCAATCCCAGGACTGCAGAGATGTTTGATCTGCGGGTTGATGTGGTGAACGAAATAGATGCAGAACGCAATGAGGAATACGTGAAGATTACCAACGAAATTCTCGACCTGCTTGGAAAGAACCGCGTTGAGTTGCTGGAGGAGAAAATTGTGCAGGCCGCACGCATGCGGAGGTTTTTGGGGTAG